A genomic stretch from Corynebacterium terpenotabidum Y-11 includes:
- a CDS encoding RecB family exonuclease yields MKRRPLALSPSRVGDFRQCPLLYRLRAIDRLPEPSTVAQVKGTLVHAVLEELHGLPREERTYPAAVKMLKPHWAAMTEKDPQLAELVPDTDYMDFLVAARDLVKGYFLMENPEAFDADSVEKYVDLTLPNGVPVRGFIDRVDVAPTGQVRVVDYKTGKKPIPRFAGQAMFQMRFYALVWWRLYDHIPEQLRLMYLKVRDDMVLSPTPAELTYVEKDLGRIWDAVGDAARSGNFATQTSKLCGWCSFQAMCPAFGGTPPEYPGVPTEFA; encoded by the coding sequence GTGAAACGTCGTCCACTCGCCCTGTCCCCGTCCCGCGTCGGTGATTTCCGGCAGTGCCCGTTGCTCTACCGGCTGCGGGCGATCGACCGGCTCCCGGAACCGAGCACGGTCGCGCAGGTGAAGGGGACGCTGGTCCACGCGGTGCTGGAGGAACTGCACGGCCTGCCACGCGAGGAACGGACCTATCCGGCGGCGGTGAAGATGCTCAAGCCGCACTGGGCGGCGATGACGGAGAAAGATCCGCAGCTGGCCGAACTGGTCCCGGACACCGACTACATGGACTTCCTCGTGGCCGCCCGCGACCTGGTCAAGGGGTACTTCCTCATGGAGAACCCGGAGGCCTTCGACGCGGACTCGGTCGAGAAGTACGTGGATCTCACCCTGCCGAACGGTGTGCCGGTGCGCGGTTTCATCGACCGGGTGGACGTCGCCCCGACCGGCCAGGTCCGGGTGGTCGACTACAAGACGGGGAAGAAGCCGATCCCCCGCTTCGCCGGACAGGCGATGTTCCAGATGCGCTTCTACGCCCTGGTCTGGTGGCGGCTCTACGATCACATCCCCGAGCAGCTCCGGCTGATGTACCTCAAGGTCCGGGACGATATGGTGCTCTCCCCGACCCCGGCGGAACTGACCTACGTGGAAAAGGATCTGGGACGGATCTGGGACGCCGTGGGGGACGCCGCCCGGTCCGGGAACTTTGCCACGCAGACCTCGAAACTGTGCGGCTGGTGTTCCTTCCAGGCGATGTGCCCGGCGTTCGGCGGTACCCCGCCGGAGTACCCGGGAGTGCCGACGGAGTTCGCCTGA
- a CDS encoding Sir2 family NAD-dependent protein deacetylase, which produces MAVPDPVALAHRSALRSIARVVEETGSPTDPVTARRAVTAQLRDGGVLVITGAGVSTESGIPDYRGPHGSLGRHRPMTYQEFRHDPAASHRYWARSFVGWREMATARPNPTHYAIAELEDAGLVTGVVTQNVDGLHAAAGSRSLLALHGDLARVICLQCGHTEDRRHLDARFAAANPGYLEEIRLDPTQVNPDGDVTLDDTHVRRFRMVGCAACGSELLKPDVVYFGEAVPTDRRHRAAQMLEDASSVLVAGSSLAVMSGYRLILDAQKQGKQVSVINGGPGRADDRVDILWRTSVTPAFLGLIDGLSLE; this is translated from the coding sequence ATGGCAGTACCTGATCCCGTGGCTCTGGCCCACCGTTCCGCCCTCCGGTCGATCGCCCGGGTGGTCGAGGAGACCGGGAGTCCCACTGATCCGGTCACCGCCCGGCGTGCGGTGACCGCCCAGCTCCGGGACGGGGGAGTCCTCGTCATCACCGGTGCCGGGGTCTCCACCGAGTCGGGGATCCCCGACTACCGGGGTCCGCACGGGTCGCTGGGTCGCCACCGCCCAATGACCTATCAGGAGTTCCGGCATGATCCCGCGGCCTCCCACCGGTACTGGGCCCGGTCCTTCGTCGGGTGGCGGGAAATGGCGACGGCGCGTCCCAACCCGACGCACTACGCGATCGCCGAGCTGGAGGACGCCGGTCTGGTCACCGGCGTCGTCACCCAGAACGTCGATGGTCTGCACGCCGCCGCCGGTTCCCGGAGCCTGCTGGCCCTGCACGGGGACCTGGCCCGGGTGATCTGTCTTCAATGCGGTCACACCGAGGACCGCAGGCACCTCGATGCCCGGTTTGCGGCCGCGAACCCCGGCTACCTGGAGGAGATCCGGCTGGACCCCACGCAGGTCAACCCGGACGGCGATGTGACCCTGGATGACACCCACGTCCGACGCTTCCGGATGGTCGGATGCGCGGCCTGCGGGTCCGAACTGCTCAAGCCGGACGTGGTCTACTTCGGCGAGGCGGTCCCTACCGACCGTCGGCACCGAGCCGCGCAGATGCTGGAGGACGCGTCCTCCGTCCTGGTGGCGGGGTCCTCGCTGGCGGTGATGAGCGGCTACCGGTTGATCCTCGATGCCCAGAAGCAGGGCAAACAGGTGTCGGTGATCAACGGTGGCCCCGGGCGGGCGGACGACCGGGTGGACATTCTGTGGCGCACCTCGGTGACACCGGCATTCCTCGGGCTGATCGACGGGCTGAGCCTGGAGTGA
- the aspA gene encoding aspartate ammonia-lyase → MPTGRTRRPVTLSTDIITTAESISRQAHAADTFRTEEDLLGTMEVPADAYYGIHALRAVDNFQISRTTLNQLPEFIRGMVQVKKASALANRRLHTLPGHKADAIIWACDQILDHHRCMDQFPIDVYQGGAGTSTNMNVNEVVANLALEYLGEEKGSYDVINPNDDVNMSQSTNDAYPTGFRLGIHSAFQELIKHLAALERSFAAKGDEFRDVITMGRTQLQDAVPVSLGEEFIAFARNLAEEQAQLHRAAGFMLEVNLGGTAIGTGVNAPAGYQAQVTAALGEVTGLEITSARDLLEATSDTGAYVNASSVVKRVAMKLSKICNDLRLLSSGPRAGLNEINLPERQAGSSIMPAKVNPVIPEVVNQICFKVFGNDVTISMAAEAGQLQLNVMEPVISQSLFESIRLLARACTTLRTLCVVDITANPEVCRRYVENSIGIVTYLNPLIGHHNGDLVGKECARSGRPVPEVVLEMGLLDQETLDKVLSTENLLHPVWRGELFLDS, encoded by the coding sequence ATGCCGACCGGCCGTACCCGCCGGCCGGTGACCCTGTCGACGGACATCATCACCACGGCGGAGTCCATCTCCCGCCAGGCCCATGCCGCCGACACCTTCCGCACCGAAGAGGACCTCCTGGGCACCATGGAGGTCCCGGCGGACGCCTACTACGGTATCCACGCCCTGCGCGCGGTCGACAACTTCCAGATCTCACGCACCACCCTCAACCAGCTTCCGGAGTTCATCCGCGGAATGGTGCAGGTGAAGAAGGCCTCGGCCCTGGCCAACCGGCGACTACACACCCTTCCGGGCCACAAGGCCGACGCCATCATCTGGGCCTGTGACCAGATCCTCGACCACCACCGGTGTATGGACCAGTTCCCCATTGATGTCTACCAGGGCGGTGCGGGAACCTCGACGAACATGAACGTCAACGAGGTCGTCGCCAACCTGGCGCTCGAGTACCTGGGGGAGGAGAAAGGCTCTTACGACGTCATCAACCCCAATGACGACGTCAACATGAGCCAGTCGACGAATGACGCCTACCCGACCGGTTTCCGGTTGGGCATCCACTCCGCTTTCCAGGAGCTCATCAAACACCTGGCCGCACTGGAGCGGTCGTTCGCCGCGAAGGGCGACGAGTTCCGGGATGTCATCACCATGGGGCGTACCCAGCTTCAGGACGCCGTGCCGGTGAGCCTCGGTGAAGAGTTCATTGCCTTCGCCCGGAACCTCGCCGAGGAGCAGGCCCAGCTCCACCGGGCCGCCGGTTTCATGCTGGAGGTCAACCTCGGCGGGACCGCAATCGGCACCGGGGTCAACGCCCCGGCCGGGTACCAAGCGCAGGTCACCGCGGCGTTGGGTGAGGTCACCGGTCTGGAGATCACGTCGGCCCGCGACCTGCTGGAGGCCACGAGTGATACCGGGGCCTACGTCAACGCCAGCTCAGTGGTCAAGCGGGTGGCGATGAAACTGTCGAAGATCTGCAATGACCTGCGGTTGCTGTCCTCGGGTCCGCGGGCCGGGCTCAACGAGATCAACCTGCCGGAGCGGCAGGCCGGATCATCGATCATGCCGGCGAAGGTGAATCCGGTGATCCCGGAGGTGGTCAACCAGATCTGCTTCAAGGTCTTCGGCAATGACGTGACGATCTCCATGGCGGCGGAGGCCGGACAGCTGCAGCTCAATGTGATGGAGCCGGTGATCTCCCAGTCGCTGTTCGAGTCGATCCGTCTGCTGGCCCGGGCATGCACCACGCTGCGCACCCTGTGCGTCGTGGACATCACCGCGAATCCCGAGGTGTGCCGCCGTTACGTGGAAAACTCCATCGGTATCGTCACCTACCTCAACCCGCTGATCGGCCACCACAACGGTGACCTGGTGGGTAAGGAGTGTGCCCGCTCGGGTCGCCCGGTACCGGAGGTGGTCCTGGAGATGGGTCTGCTGGACCAGGAGACCCTCGACAAGGTGCTGAGCACGGAGAACCTGCTGCACCCGGTCTGGCGCGGGGAACTGTTCCTCGATTCCTGA
- the hisG gene encoding ATP phosphoribosyltransferase, translating into MLRIAVPNKGSLSETATEILDEAGYPGRGDSKSLTVVDEANQVEFYFLRPKDIAIYVASGHLDMGITGRDLAADTREQTDELLELGFGSSTFRYAAPAGKPWTVADLEGRRIATSYPNLVRRDLDSRGIDAHVVRLDGAVEISIRLGVADAIADVVSTGRTLRQQGLEPFGEPLITSTAVVVGRQGAEVDERQRVFLKRLQGILHARNYVMLDYNCPRNMLDAVSSITPGLSGPTVSPLAHEDWVAVRAMVPRKDANPLMDQLSALGAKAILASDIRIARI; encoded by the coding sequence ATGCTGCGCATCGCCGTGCCCAACAAGGGCTCGCTGTCGGAGACCGCGACCGAGATCCTCGACGAGGCCGGCTACCCGGGACGGGGGGACTCGAAGTCCCTCACCGTCGTCGACGAGGCCAACCAGGTGGAGTTCTACTTCCTGCGCCCGAAGGACATCGCCATCTACGTGGCGAGCGGTCACCTCGACATGGGAATTACCGGCCGTGACCTGGCCGCGGACACCCGTGAGCAGACCGACGAGCTCCTCGAGCTCGGCTTCGGTTCCTCGACCTTCCGCTACGCCGCCCCTGCGGGTAAGCCGTGGACGGTCGCCGATCTGGAGGGCCGGCGCATCGCGACGTCCTACCCGAACCTGGTGCGCCGTGACCTGGACTCCCGTGGAATCGACGCCCACGTCGTCCGCCTGGACGGTGCCGTGGAGATCTCGATCCGGCTGGGCGTGGCCGACGCCATCGCCGATGTCGTCTCCACCGGTCGTACGCTGCGACAGCAGGGCCTGGAGCCGTTCGGGGAGCCGCTGATCACCTCCACCGCCGTGGTCGTGGGACGTCAGGGTGCGGAGGTCGACGAACGGCAGCGGGTCTTCCTCAAGCGATTGCAGGGTATCCTCCACGCCCGCAACTACGTCATGCTCGATTACAATTGTCCCCGGAACATGTTGGACGCGGTATCGTCGATCACGCCGGGCCTGTCCGGCCCCACAGTGTCGCCGCTGGCACATGAGGACTGGGTCGCGGTACGTGCGATGGTTCCGCGCAAGGACGCCAACCCCCTCATGGACCAGCTCTCGGCACTGGGAGCCAAGGCCATCCTGGCCAGCGACATCCGCATCGCCAGGATCTGA
- a CDS encoding phosphoribosyl-ATP diphosphatase: MKNFDSLFEELAQRAVDRPEGSGTVKALDSGLHNLGKKIAEEAGEVWLAAEYQSDDELSEEISQLIYWLQVIMVKRGLTPADVYKFL; the protein is encoded by the coding sequence GTGAAAAACTTCGACTCCCTGTTTGAGGAACTTGCCCAGCGTGCCGTCGACCGGCCCGAGGGCTCCGGCACCGTCAAGGCGCTGGACAGCGGGCTGCACAACCTCGGCAAGAAGATCGCCGAAGAGGCAGGGGAGGTGTGGCTGGCTGCGGAGTACCAGTCCGATGACGAGCTCTCCGAGGAGATCTCCCAGCTCATCTACTGGTTGCAGGTCATCATGGTCAAGCGCGGACTGACCCCCGCCGACGTCTACAAGTTCCTCTAG
- a CDS encoding HAD family hydrolase produces the protein MKAILWDMDGTLVDTEPRWGEATYAMTAEMGRDLTPEVREKTIGGIAENTVRICADHAGLVLDDAGVRTWVDRLYMIVSDLFLADLPLCPGISELLRDGAATVPMMVVTNTYRTLTDRALSIIGADFFTGSICGDEVTVGKPGPEPYRTACDRLGLAPDDCLVVEDSTNGMRSAVAAGCRVLGVPSSGTPVPHGAVALGVLRPNRRDLGGMSVADLQDIWGRIGTSAVDVQE, from the coding sequence ATGAAGGCGATTCTCTGGGACATGGACGGCACGCTGGTGGACACCGAACCCCGGTGGGGTGAGGCGACCTACGCCATGACCGCGGAGATGGGCCGGGACCTGACCCCCGAGGTCCGGGAGAAGACTATCGGCGGGATCGCGGAGAACACCGTCCGGATCTGCGCCGACCACGCCGGCCTGGTGCTCGACGACGCCGGGGTGCGGACCTGGGTCGACCGGCTCTACATGATCGTCTCGGACCTGTTTCTCGCCGATCTGCCGCTGTGCCCCGGGATTTCGGAGCTGCTGCGGGACGGGGCGGCGACGGTGCCGATGATGGTGGTGACCAACACCTACCGCACGCTGACTGACCGGGCATTGTCGATCATCGGCGCCGACTTCTTCACCGGTTCGATCTGCGGGGACGAGGTCACCGTGGGCAAACCGGGTCCTGAACCGTACCGGACCGCCTGTGACCGGCTCGGGCTGGCACCGGATGACTGCCTCGTCGTCGAGGACTCCACCAACGGAATGCGCTCGGCGGTTGCGGCCGGGTGCCGCGTCCTCGGTGTCCCGTCGTCGGGCACTCCCGTCCCGCACGGCGCAGTGGCGCTGGGGGTGCTGCGGCCGAATCGCCGCGACCTCGGTGGGATGTCGGTGGCGGACCTGCAGGACATCTGGGGGCGCATCGGTACCTCAGCAGTGGATGTGCAAGAATAG
- a CDS encoding thioesterase family protein codes for MTEITSAYFLPGPVAEDATGTSWRTFTATGHTESPWGAGFQHGAPPSALVTHLLESVAPEEGRLARVTVDLLGAVPLGELRGAARVVRPGRRISLLEAVVSDPAGREVARGSGWWVRHTDTSAVETAVAPPVVPLDQCVGADPDNPTEFAVKWSSGYIDTLDTRSAPGQLWVRARMPVVAGVPDSPWTRLMGVADVANGTNPTLDPGQWQFMNTDLTVNVHRLPRGEWICVQADANYGPDGVGLTIGRLYDEDGPVGSITQSLLLSPPGR; via the coding sequence ATGACGGAAATCACATCAGCGTATTTTCTGCCCGGTCCCGTCGCCGAGGATGCCACCGGCACTAGCTGGCGGACCTTCACCGCCACCGGGCACACCGAAAGTCCGTGGGGGGCGGGCTTCCAGCACGGCGCACCGCCCTCCGCCCTCGTCACGCACCTGCTGGAGAGTGTGGCGCCGGAGGAGGGCCGACTTGCCCGGGTCACCGTCGACCTGCTCGGCGCCGTGCCTCTCGGTGAGCTCCGCGGTGCCGCCCGGGTGGTGCGACCAGGCCGGCGGATCAGCCTGCTGGAGGCCGTCGTCAGCGATCCCGCAGGACGCGAGGTGGCCCGGGGTTCCGGGTGGTGGGTCCGCCACACCGACACCTCGGCGGTGGAGACTGCGGTCGCCCCGCCGGTCGTCCCGTTGGACCAGTGCGTCGGCGCGGACCCGGACAACCCGACCGAGTTCGCTGTGAAGTGGTCCAGCGGCTACATCGACACCCTGGACACCCGTTCCGCCCCGGGCCAGCTGTGGGTCCGCGCCCGGATGCCCGTCGTCGCGGGCGTCCCGGACTCCCCCTGGACCAGACTGATGGGGGTGGCCGATGTCGCCAACGGCACCAACCCGACCCTCGATCCGGGGCAGTGGCAGTTCATGAACACCGATCTCACCGTCAATGTGCACCGTCTGCCCCGGGGGGAATGGATCTGTGTGCAGGCGGACGCGAACTATGGACCGGACGGGGTTGGCCTCACCATCGGCCGACTGTACGACGAGGACGGGCCCGTCGGGTCCATCACCCAGTCGCTGCTGCTCAGTCCTCCTGGTCGGTGA
- the mshC gene encoding cysteine--1-D-myo-inosityl 2-amino-2-deoxy-alpha-D-glucopyranoside ligase has translation MRSWPVPAVPSLSGDGIPLSLYDTADDEVRRVRTDWPSGEVGIYVCGITPYDSTHLGHAATYVTFDLVHRQLLDNGHRVHFVENITDVDDPLFERAERDGVDWRDLGTSQINLFRSDMEALSVIPPREYIGAMESVNEVIDLITRLLEVGAAYILDDEYADIYVDHTFTPRFGYESRYDALTMAEFFAERGGDPERAGKRHPLDALVWRVHRDGEPAWEAPFGAGRPGWHVECSAIATNRLGSSFAIQGGGRDLRFPHHEFSAAHAEAALGCERMADHYVHTGMIGLDGTKMSKSLGNLVFVSKLTAAGHDPSAVRLGLYVHHYREDRDWSDAVLDAAEARLARWRDAAAVADALPVDIAAPLVGAVRQALADDLDTPTVLHLIDSWCDTVVPETGATESPATGGAGAGAELRTLCDALLGVRL, from the coding sequence ATGCGTTCATGGCCCGTCCCTGCAGTCCCCTCCCTCTCCGGAGACGGGATCCCCCTGTCCCTGTACGACACCGCCGATGATGAGGTGCGTCGGGTACGGACCGACTGGCCCTCGGGTGAGGTCGGCATCTACGTGTGCGGGATCACCCCCTACGATTCGACCCATCTCGGCCACGCCGCCACCTACGTGACCTTCGACCTGGTGCACCGTCAGCTGCTGGACAATGGCCACCGTGTGCACTTCGTGGAGAACATCACCGACGTCGACGATCCGTTGTTCGAACGTGCCGAACGCGACGGGGTGGACTGGCGTGACCTGGGAACCTCCCAGATCAATCTGTTCCGTTCCGACATGGAGGCCCTGTCGGTCATCCCGCCGCGCGAGTACATCGGCGCCATGGAGTCCGTCAACGAGGTCATCGACCTGATCACCCGGCTGCTGGAGGTCGGTGCGGCCTACATCCTCGACGATGAATACGCCGACATTTACGTCGACCACACCTTCACCCCCCGGTTCGGCTACGAGTCCCGGTACGACGCCCTGACGATGGCGGAGTTCTTCGCCGAGCGTGGCGGCGACCCGGAGCGGGCGGGAAAGCGCCATCCGCTCGACGCCCTGGTGTGGCGCGTCCACCGTGACGGGGAACCCGCCTGGGAGGCGCCGTTCGGTGCCGGACGTCCCGGCTGGCACGTCGAGTGCTCGGCGATCGCCACGAACCGGTTGGGCTCCTCCTTCGCCATCCAGGGCGGTGGCCGTGACCTGCGGTTCCCGCACCACGAGTTCTCCGCCGCCCATGCCGAGGCCGCCCTCGGCTGCGAGCGCATGGCCGACCACTACGTACACACCGGGATGATCGGTCTGGACGGGACGAAGATGTCGAAGTCACTGGGCAACCTGGTCTTCGTCTCGAAGCTCACGGCCGCCGGACATGATCCGTCGGCAGTCCGTCTGGGCCTCTACGTCCACCACTACCGCGAGGACCGGGACTGGTCGGACGCCGTCCTCGATGCCGCGGAGGCCCGACTCGCCCGGTGGCGGGACGCCGCAGCTGTCGCCGACGCCCTGCCCGTGGACATCGCCGCCCCGTTGGTCGGTGCGGTCCGTCAGGCGTTGGCCGATGACCTGGACACCCCCACGGTCCTCCACCTCATTGACAGCTGGTGTGACACCGTCGTCCCGGAGACCGGGGCAACGGAGTCTCCTGCCACCGGTGGAGCCGGCGCCGGTGCCGAACTGCGCACTCTGTGTGACGCGCTGCTGGGGGTCCGGCTGTGA
- a CDS encoding undecaprenyl-diphosphate phosphatase: MTQTLLSAPEAATTDMGWLQVIVLSIVQGLTEFLPVSSSGHLRIVSELFWEEDAGASFTAVVQLGTELAVLVFFAKDIWLILTAWFAGLFDKNRRDNLNYRMGWMVIAGTIPVGVLGFLFQDAIRDALRNLWITASVLILFSFVFIWAERAGSKKRGSEELTMTDALVMGFAQCLSLIPGVSRSGGTVSAGLFLNLDREVATRFSFLLAIPAVLASGLFSLPDAFNPDAGQAASGLQLLIGTGVAFVIGYVSIAWLLKFVGNHSFAWFAAWRIPVGLLVMLLLSLGVMSA; encoded by the coding sequence ATGACCCAGACTCTTCTCTCCGCCCCGGAGGCGGCGACCACCGACATGGGATGGCTGCAGGTAATTGTGCTGTCCATCGTCCAGGGGCTCACCGAGTTCCTCCCGGTCTCCTCCTCCGGACACCTCCGCATTGTGTCCGAGCTGTTCTGGGAGGAGGACGCCGGCGCCTCCTTCACCGCCGTCGTCCAGCTCGGTACCGAACTGGCGGTCCTCGTCTTCTTCGCCAAGGACATCTGGCTGATCCTCACCGCATGGTTCGCTGGACTGTTCGACAAGAATCGCCGCGACAACCTCAACTACCGGATGGGGTGGATGGTCATCGCCGGCACCATCCCGGTCGGCGTCCTCGGCTTCCTGTTCCAGGACGCCATCCGGGACGCCCTGCGCAATCTCTGGATCACCGCGTCGGTGCTGATCCTGTTCTCCTTCGTCTTCATCTGGGCGGAGAGGGCCGGTTCGAAGAAGCGCGGTTCCGAGGAACTGACGATGACGGACGCCCTGGTGATGGGATTCGCCCAGTGCCTCTCACTGATCCCGGGCGTGTCCCGCTCCGGCGGCACGGTCTCCGCCGGACTTTTCCTCAACTTGGACCGTGAGGTCGCCACCCGGTTTTCCTTCCTGCTCGCCATCCCGGCCGTCCTCGCCTCCGGTCTGTTCAGCCTGCCGGACGCCTTCAACCCGGATGCCGGACAGGCCGCCAGCGGCCTCCAGCTGCTGATCGGCACGGGTGTGGCCTTCGTGATCGGCTATGTGTCGATCGCCTGGCTGCTGAAGTTCGTCGGCAACCACTCCTTCGCCTGGTTCGCCGCCTGGCGCATCCCGGTCGGTCTGCTCGTCATGCTTCTGCTGAGTCTCGGAGTGATGAGCGCCTGA
- a CDS encoding quinone-dependent dihydroorotate dehydrogenase produces MSPALPSFRAVRGVVYDLVLHQMFRLKPERIHLLMNRWLGTAASIPVVRRILRRTLVVNDPVLAQTVAGLVFPRPLGLAAGFDKNATEADIWGPLGFGSAEVGTVTAAGQPGNPTPRLFRLTADHGLLNRMGFNNDGAAAAARRLQGRVEPEPIGVNLGKTKVTPADQAAEDYRISAGAADPVADYLVINVSSPNTPGLRDLQAVESLRPIVEAVRSVSARPLFVKIAPDLSDEDVDAVTDLAVELGITGLIATNTTISRAGLLTPGVDALGAGGVSGAPVAARALEVLRRIHRRAGDRLVLIGVGGIETPEQAWERIGAGATLLQGYTGLIYGGPDWIRDIHLGLADQVRRHGLGGISEAVGAELPWKDW; encoded by the coding sequence GTGTCCCCTGCACTCCCCTCCTTCCGTGCTGTCCGTGGTGTGGTCTACGACCTCGTCCTCCACCAGATGTTCCGGCTGAAGCCGGAGCGCATCCACCTGCTGATGAACCGCTGGCTCGGGACTGCCGCCTCGATCCCCGTCGTGCGCCGGATTCTGCGTCGCACTCTCGTCGTCAACGACCCGGTGCTGGCCCAGACCGTCGCCGGGCTCGTGTTCCCCCGTCCGCTCGGGTTGGCCGCCGGGTTCGACAAGAATGCCACCGAGGCGGACATCTGGGGGCCGCTCGGTTTCGGCTCCGCCGAGGTCGGCACGGTCACGGCTGCCGGTCAGCCGGGGAATCCGACCCCCCGCCTGTTCCGTCTCACCGCGGACCACGGGCTGCTCAACCGGATGGGCTTCAACAACGACGGGGCCGCGGCCGCCGCCCGGCGACTGCAGGGTCGGGTCGAACCGGAGCCTATCGGTGTGAACCTCGGGAAGACCAAGGTCACCCCGGCCGATCAGGCCGCGGAGGACTACCGCATCTCCGCCGGTGCGGCGGACCCTGTCGCCGACTACCTCGTCATCAACGTCTCCTCGCCCAATACTCCGGGGCTGCGTGACCTCCAGGCGGTCGAATCGCTGCGGCCGATTGTCGAGGCGGTCCGGTCGGTCAGCGCCCGACCGTTGTTCGTGAAGATCGCGCCGGACCTGTCCGATGAGGATGTTGACGCGGTGACCGATCTCGCGGTGGAGCTGGGCATCACCGGACTCATCGCCACGAACACGACGATCAGCCGGGCCGGGCTGCTCACCCCGGGGGTGGACGCCCTCGGTGCCGGTGGTGTGTCCGGTGCACCGGTCGCCGCCCGCGCGCTGGAGGTGCTACGGCGGATCCACCGTCGGGCCGGGGACCGGCTGGTGCTCATCGGCGTCGGCGGCATCGAGACCCCGGAACAGGCCTGGGAGCGTATCGGTGCCGGGGCGACCCTGCTGCAGGGCTACACCGGTCTCATCTACGGTGGCCCGGACTGGATCCGGGATATCCATCTGGGCCTGGCCGACCAGGTCCGACGGCACGGCCTGGGGGGTATCTCCGAGGCCGTGGGTGCGGAACTTCCCTGGAAAGACTGGTAG
- a CDS encoding YbhB/YbcL family Raf kinase inhibitor-like protein: MSVPSPKNHQPTYLDDRFPGPDPYGPLTDLPTFTVTSDDLTDGARLAGAQLGGNDISPQLSWSGAPEDTVTYAVTCYDPDAPTGSGYWHWAVFNIPASVTSLAAGVGDDELIGLPEGAVALRGDCGRRGYYGAEPPAGHGPHRYIFAVHAVPTRLSIPDRSTPTILGFNLNFQASARALIWGWAEN, encoded by the coding sequence ATGAGCGTTCCCTCCCCGAAGAACCACCAGCCAACGTACCTCGACGACCGTTTCCCTGGCCCCGACCCGTACGGTCCGTTGACCGACCTTCCCACCTTCACTGTGACCAGTGACGATCTCACTGACGGGGCACGACTGGCCGGAGCCCAGCTCGGCGGCAACGACATCTCCCCGCAGCTGTCCTGGTCCGGCGCCCCGGAGGACACCGTCACCTACGCGGTGACCTGCTATGACCCAGACGCCCCGACCGGGTCGGGTTACTGGCACTGGGCGGTGTTCAACATCCCGGCGTCCGTCACTTCCCTTGCCGCCGGGGTCGGCGATGATGAGCTCATCGGCCTGCCCGAGGGCGCGGTCGCGCTGCGCGGTGACTGTGGCCGCCGCGGCTACTACGGGGCTGAACCCCCGGCCGGCCACGGCCCGCACCGCTACATCTTCGCCGTGCATGCGGTCCCCACCAGGCTGTCGATCCCGGACCGGTCCACCCCCACGATCCTCGGCTTCAACCTCAACTTCCAGGCCTCCGCCCGCGCGCTCATCTGGGGCTGGGCGGAGAACTGA
- a CDS encoding TVP38/TMEM64 family protein has product MRRTVGALVLILVILASVVLVVPMPDVDGVRATVSATGAWAPLTWLVLMVACTQLPFPRTVWTISAGALFGAATGSLLALAGLAVSAAVSLVLIRRLGDRAVRRIADPAENARLAAIQEVLADRGWISVLGLRMIPVIPFSVLNYACAVTRIRLGPFLGATVAGSAPNTVATVLATDALLGGGSPWVFWVSAAVILGGVILTGRELRFLRVKSTA; this is encoded by the coding sequence ATGAGGCGGACGGTCGGGGCGCTGGTGCTCATCCTCGTCATCCTTGCCTCCGTCGTGCTCGTCGTTCCGATGCCGGATGTCGACGGGGTGCGCGCCACTGTCTCCGCTACCGGCGCGTGGGCACCCCTGACCTGGCTGGTCCTCATGGTCGCCTGTACCCAGCTCCCCTTTCCCCGGACGGTGTGGACGATCTCCGCCGGTGCACTGTTCGGTGCTGCCACCGGGTCCCTGCTGGCACTGGCCGGACTGGCGGTGTCAGCGGCGGTGTCTCTGGTGCTGATCAGGCGGCTCGGGGACCGGGCGGTCCGACGGATCGCCGATCCCGCGGAGAACGCCCGGCTCGCGGCGATCCAGGAGGTCCTCGCCGACCGCGGTTGGATCAGCGTTCTCGGACTGCGGATGATACCGGTCATCCCGTTCAGCGTGCTCAACTACGCCTGCGCGGTCACCCGTATCCGCCTGGGACCATTCCTGGGTGCCACGGTCGCCGGGTCGGCACCGAACACGGTGGCGACGGTGCTTGCCACCGACGCCTTGCTCGGTGGCGGCAGCCCGTGGGTGTTCTGGGTCAGCGCCGCGGTGATTCTCGGGGGAGTCATTCTCACCGGCCGGGAACTCCGTTTCCTCCGGGTCAAGTCGACAGCGTAG